TCGAGTAGTAAAAGCGCAGCAAGTTGCGGAATGTGTGATCGGTATGCTCGTATCGCACAGCATGGCGCAGGTCTGCCTCGGCCGCCACATGGTGGATTCCGCTAAGGCTTGGGTCATGCGGATTCACTGGGGGCAGCCGGTCAAGCTCTCTTACCCACCAACCAAAGTTATGCAGCTTTTTATCGTCGAGTACGGCTTGTGCATCGTTCCATATACGACGCTTCTGGAAAGATTGTCTAGCCGTGAGTGTTCCATCGGAAACCGTGTTGGAACCGTCGCTGCGAATGCAATACTCGGCGCCAAAACCGGGCACATAAAGCGGCTCATGGCGAAACGCTAATCTCAAGATGAACTCATAGTCTTCGTTCCGGCTCATGGCTTCGTCGACTTCGCCAACATCGGTCGCGCGATGCAGGTCGATTACGAAAGAATGAATCGGGATGAAGTTACCCCTGAGATGGTCCAGGTACGAATATCCAACTCTCCGAAATGGAGAAGTGCGCGACACGAGCTGGCCGAACTCGTTGTACAGCGCCCGAATGATGTCGGCGTAGGCCCACGCGTAGTCCGAAGCCTCGAGAGAGGCGATCAGTTTCTCGTAGTGGTTGGGGTAGACCTTGTCGTCGTCATCTAGAAATGCGATGTAGCGCCCCGTCGCTGCTTTCTTGCCTAAGTTTAGGCTCCTAGCGCGAGCGTCGGTCGAGGACACATGCGTAATTAGTTGGGCGCTCTCGAAACGGTCTGCCCAGCGATCGACGACGGCTTGAATTTTCGACGAAGTGGCGTCCTCAGACAGCTTCTGCGCCACCACGATAACCTCAATATTGCTGTACGACTGACCGCTGAGCAAGAAGATACACTTGTCCAGAAAACGTTCACGGCCCGGCATTGTGCGGATAATGACAGAGATTGTTTTGTTCATGCTTATACCCACATCGGCTCGGCGAAGGTCAGGTTATGTTTGAAGTCCGGGTTTGCCCTAAACACGTCTTCAAGAGGGTGCTGTTCGAACTTCTCGGTTTCCTTCGCGAGCTCTTCTCTATCAATATCCACCAGGGATGCGAGAACGTTCAGCGCGTGTTCCTTAAAATTCGTCGATCGCCATTTGTGAGCTAAGGTGCATGCCGACTTCCAAATTTCGACGACGCGCGCGCTTCGGTCCATCGCATAATGGAAGAACCAAGCATCTGCAACCGTGAAGCACTGGTAGCCTGCAGCCTTCACTCTCCACGACAAATCCACGTCCTCGCAATAAAGAAAGAAGTCCTCATCGTAACCGTTGATCTTTCTATAGATGTCAGATGGGATCATGAGGCAGGCACCTGAGCACCAGGCCGTCGCTCCGGTCTGTGGACTGAAATACTTCGGGTGCATAATCGGCTCCTGCGTCGCCTCGAAGATTCCCTTCCACTGATTCTTCTCGGCCAGCAGTAGCATCTGCTCAAGGCATGACGGGTGCATGATCCCGTCCGGGTTCAAACACAAATATGCTCGGGACTGGCGACTTGCAGTAGCGAACAATTCGTTGTGCCCACCTCCGAAGCCGAGGTTCTTTCCCTCGAACATCTTGATTTCGAGCGCGCCAGGGTTCTTAGAAATCCATTGATTGACGAAAGCATTATTCTCGCCGCCGCCTTGGTCTCGGATTAATACTTCTGTGATGCGGTCTGAGGCGGTTTGCTTTTTCAGGGCGTCAAGGCAATTCTGTATCTCGGCGTCATCGTTTTTGTAAAAGACGATGCCAATGCTTATCTTATCAATGCTCACAGCGTGTATCTTCTCGTTAGGCTTTCATTTCTTGAAGCGCTTCCTCGATCGCCCGGCGAAACACTTCGCTAGCAGGAATGCGGGGCATGCCGAGGCGGCTCGACGCCGCTAAAACTACCTGAAGATCGAGTTGATTGATTGGTTTAAACAAAAAATTGCAAATAGCTCGTTTTACGTTGCAGAAACAGCGCGCGCAAAAAAAACGCCGCCCGTAAAGGCGGCGAGGACACGTCCGGATGTGGGTTGCGCTACGGCGACCGGACGCTAGAGGAGACAGAGGAGCCAAATTCAGTATGGCAAACGCCGGCGCGCCGCACAATCGACATATCGAAGCACTGCGTTTCAATTCGCCGGCGTCATTCCTTCAACAGATAGTCGACGATCGCGTCGCACACGCGGCCGAACATCTGCGTGCCTGTGACGGTCGTGCATCCGCGCGCGCGGGCGGCTTCGATGAAAGGCGTGAGCGGCGGCTTGGTCACCACATCGCCGACGAAAGCGGTCGCGGGAAGGCGAGAAACGTCGATCGGCAGCGGATCGCCTGCGCGCATGCCCGCCGGCGACGCGTTCACGATGAGGTCGTAGGTTTCCGCGGCTGCATCGTCCGCGACGCTCACTGCGCCGCGGCCCAGCGCGGACAGACGTGAGGCGAGGGCGGCCGTGCGCGCGGCATCGAAATCGCCGATTGCAAGCGAGCTGACGCCCGCCTCGACGAGCGCGTGGCCGATCGCCGAGCCCGCGCCGCCCGCGCCGATCAGGAGCGCGCGCTTGCCCGCCGGATCGCAGCCCGCGTCCCGGAGCGCCGCAACCATGCCGATTCCGTCCGATGCGCCGCCGTGCCAACTGCCATCGGCGTTGCGTTTGAGCATGTTGACGGCGCCGAGGAACGCGCCTTCGTCCGTCAGCGTTTTGCAGAACGCCGTCGCGCTGAACTTGTGCGGCACGGTGATGATGACGCCGTCGCAATTCTGCAGGCGTGCGATGCCCGCGAAGAACGCGTCGAGATCGGCGGGCGCGACGTGCGCCGGAATCACGATGGCGTCGCGCCCGGCCGCGCGCAACGCAGCAGTCACGCCCGACGGCGAGCGCACCTGCGCGATCGGATCGCCGACGATGAAGTACGCGCGGGTCGCGCCGCTCAAGCCCGCATCGAGCGATGCGGAAAAAGAAGTGTCCTGCGCCATGCTTCGGTTGCCTCCGGTTCACACGGTTGGGTCTGAAGATGAATGCTAGTTGAAAATGGAATAGCGTTCAACAAATTTGCGTTTATTTGTAGAAGGCA
This portion of the Caballeronia insecticola genome encodes:
- a CDS encoding glycosyltransferase family 2 protein translates to MNKTISVIIRTMPGRERFLDKCIFLLSGQSYSNIEVIVVAQKLSEDATSSKIQAVVDRWADRFESAQLITHVSSTDARARSLNLGKKAATGRYIAFLDDDDKVYPNHYEKLIASLEASDYAWAYADIIRALYNEFGQLVSRTSPFRRVGYSYLDHLRGNFIPIHSFVIDLHRATDVGEVDEAMSRNEDYEFILRLAFRHEPLYVPGFGAEYCIRSDGSNTVSDGTLTARQSFQKRRIWNDAQAVLDDKKLHNFGWWVRELDRLPPVNPHDPSLSGIHHVAAEADLRHAVRYEHTDHTFRNLLRFYYSSKSWRYTRPIRNAIARVRHHPMLEDIIPHSEESAKHIIGQVITSTSWEITMPLRMAGRIARRISGRI
- a CDS encoding glycosyltransferase family 2 protein — protein: MSIDKISIGIVFYKNDDAEIQNCLDALKKQTASDRITEVLIRDQGGGENNAFVNQWISKNPGALEIKMFEGKNLGFGGGHNELFATASRQSRAYLCLNPDGIMHPSCLEQMLLLAEKNQWKGIFEATQEPIMHPKYFSPQTGATAWCSGACLMIPSDIYRKINGYDEDFFLYCEDVDLSWRVKAAGYQCFTVADAWFFHYAMDRSARVVEIWKSACTLAHKWRSTNFKEHALNVLASLVDIDREELAKETEKFEQHPLEDVFRANPDFKHNLTFAEPMWV
- a CDS encoding shikimate dehydrogenase family protein, which translates into the protein MAQDTSFSASLDAGLSGATRAYFIVGDPIAQVRSPSGVTAALRAAGRDAIVIPAHVAPADLDAFFAGIARLQNCDGVIITVPHKFSATAFCKTLTDEGAFLGAVNMLKRNADGSWHGGASDGIGMVAALRDAGCDPAGKRALLIGAGGAGSAIGHALVEAGVSSLAIGDFDAARTAALASRLSALGRGAVSVADDAAAETYDLIVNASPAGMRAGDPLPIDVSRLPATAFVGDVVTKPPLTPFIEAARARGCTTVTGTQMFGRVCDAIVDYLLKE